One Prodigiosinella aquatilis DNA window includes the following coding sequences:
- a CDS encoding prepilin-type N-terminal cleavage/methylation domain-containing protein has product MPVSDSGLASAQQGFSLPETLVAALLFAVSLAGLLQYHQVLQQLLQHQWQQRQAWRFAHQQLDVYGSAAGEEVRVTSLPSGWSMTLTEQVRTPACRSVTVTTVTPYRYRAVLTRWFCRIVAEDSLGVQTQTTP; this is encoded by the coding sequence GTGCCAGTGAGTGATAGCGGATTGGCGTCGGCGCAGCAAGGGTTCAGCTTACCGGAAACACTGGTTGCGGCTTTGTTGTTTGCAGTTTCGCTGGCCGGATTATTGCAATATCATCAGGTGCTTCAACAGTTGTTGCAGCATCAATGGCAGCAGCGTCAGGCCTGGCGATTCGCACATCAGCAGCTAGATGTTTATGGCTCGGCCGCTGGGGAGGAGGTGCGGGTCACCTCATTGCCGTCAGGGTGGTCAATGACACTGACAGAGCAAGTCCGTACCCCGGCGTGTCGTAGCGTGACGGTAACCACAGTAACTCCTTATCGTTACCGGGCCGTACTTACCCGTTGGTTTTGCCGTATCGTAGCGGAAGATTCTTTGGGCGTGCAGACGCAAACTACACCTTAA